The Coffea eugenioides isolate CCC68of chromosome 8, Ceug_1.0, whole genome shotgun sequence genome has a segment encoding these proteins:
- the LOC113779894 gene encoding serine racemase: MEVDSLTSTKKYAADISSIREAQLRINSYAHKTPVLSSETLNSFCGRKLYFKCECFQKGGAFKFRGACNAILSLDDSQAAKGVVTHSSGNHAAALSLAAKIRGIPAYVVVPKNAPKCKVENVRRYGGQIIWSEAAIESREETATKVLQETGAVMIHPYNDGRIISGQGTISLELLEQVLEIDTIIVPVSGGGLISGVAIAAKSLKPSIRILAAEPKGADDAAQSKAAGEIVKLPETKTIADGLRAFLGEFTWPVVRDLVDDIIVVEDGEIVEAMRHCYEILKVAVEPSGAIGLAAVLSDSFRNNPAWKDSEHIGIIVSGGNLDLGILWDSLCKAEL, from the exons ATGGAAGTGGATAGTCTAACATCCACTAAGAAATATGCTGCTGATATTTCTTCCATTAGAGAAGCACAACTCCGTATCAATTCATATGCGCACAAAACTCCAGTCCTTTCCTCAGAAACCTTAAATTCCTTCTGTGGAAGAAAGCTATATTTTAAATGTGAATGTTTCCAAAAGGG TGGAGCATTTAAATTTAGAGGGGCCTGCAATGCAATATTGTCACTTGATGATAGTCAGGCAGCAAAAGGGGTGGTAACTCATAGCAG CGGTAATCATGCTGCAGCACTTTCTCTGGCTGCAAAAATACGCGGCATTCCTGCGTATGTTGTCGTGCCTAAAAATGCTCCAAAATGCAAAGTGGAGAATGTCAGGCGTTATGGTGGCCAGATTATCTGGAGTGAGGCTGCCATTGAGTCCAGGGAGGAAACTGCAACAAAGGTACTACAAGAAACCGGTGCTGTGATGATTCATCCATATAATGATGGACGAATTATAAG TGGGCAAGGTACTATTTCACTGGAGCTCTTGGAGCAGGTGCTAGAAATTGACACAATCATAGTCCCAGTTAGCG GTGGTGGATTGATTTCTGGGGTGGCTATAGCTGCTAAGTCCCTAAAACCTTCCATTCGAATTTTGGCAGCTGAACCTAAGGGAGCAGATGATGCAGCTCAGTCAAAAGCAGCTGGTGAGATTGTTAAATTACCTGAAACGAAAACCATAGCTGATGGGCTTCGAGCTTTTCTTGGAGAATTCACATG GCCTGTTGTCCGGGATTTGGTTGATGATATCATTGTGGTTGAGGATGGTGAGATAGTGGAAGCCATGAGGCATTGTTATGAGATTTTGAAGGTTGCAGTTGAGCCAAGTGGAGCCATTGGTCTTGCAGCTGTATTATCTGATAGCTTCAGGAACAATCCTGCTTGGAAGGACAGCGAGCATATAGGAATAATAGTTTCAGGGGGCAATCTCGATTTGGGCATACTTTGGGATTCCCTGTGCAAAGCAGAATTGTAA
- the LOC113779225 gene encoding probable copper-transporting ATPase HMA5: MATKFLSLACIRNESRDLSPRPHYPSMPRYPKGVSSDEEKNMQGSESKALFSVIGMNCSACAGSVEKAIKRLPGIKEAVVDVLNNKAQVMFYPSFVNEETIRETIEDVGFQATLIEEDANEKSTQVCRISIRGMTCTSCSSTVESALQVIPGVLKARVALATEEAEVHFDPKILSCNDLLQAIEDTGFEAVLVSTGEDRNKIQLKVDGIRSENSMRIVVNSLRALPGVEDINIEPELQKLSLSYKADVTGPRNFMKVIESTGSGRYKAKLYPEGGGRDAHKKEEIQQYYKSFLWSLVFTIPVFLTSMVFMYIPGLKHVLDTKVVNMLTVGEVLRWALSTPVQFIIGRRFYTGSYKALRHGSANMDVLIALGTNTAYFYSVYSVVRAASSPNFESTDFFETSSMLISFILLGKYLEVLAKGKTSDAIAKLMDLAPETAILLTLDHEGSVINEEEIDSRLIQKNDVIKIIPGAKVACDGFVIWGQSHVNESMITGESRPAAKRKDDVVIGGTVNENGVLHIKATKVGSESALSQIVRLVESAQMAKAPVQKFADRISKFFVPLVIVLSFSTWLAWYLAGKFSGYPKSWIPSAMDSFQLALQFGISVMVIACPCALGLATPTAVMVGTGVGASQGVLIKGGHALESAHKVNCIVFDKTGTLTKGKPVVVSTRLLKNMVLREFCELVAAAEVNSEHPLAKAIVEYAKKFRGEEETNIWPEVKDFESITGHGVKAVVRNREVIVGNKSLMLNNNIGISLDAEEILSETESSAQTAILVSIDHELVGVLAISDPLKPGAQEVISILNSMRIKTILVTGDNWGTAHAVAKEVGIDTVIAEAKPEHKAEKVKELQASNSVVAMVGDGINDSPALVAADVGMAIGAGTDIAIEAADIVLMKSNLEDVITAIDLSRSTFRRIRWNYIWALGYNLLGIPIAAGALFPSTGFRLPPWIAGAAMAASSVSVVCCSLLLKNYRRPKKLDTLEMRGITVE; this comes from the exons ATGGCTACCAAGTTTCTGTCGCTGGCATGCATAAGAAATGAAAGCAGGGATTTGTCTCCGAGGCCGCACTATCCATCAATGCCCAGGTATCCCAAAGGGGTTTCTTCTGATGAAGAGAAGAACATGCAGGGATCAGAATCCAAGGCTTTGTTCTCCGTTATAGGCATGAATTGCTCTGCATGTGCTGGCTCGGTCGAGAAAGCCATCAAAAGGCTTCCAGGGATCAAAGAAGCCGTGGTTGATGTCTTGAATAACAAAGCCCAAGTCATGTTTTACCCCAGCTTTGTGAAC GAGGAGACAATCCGTGAAACCATTGAAGATGTTGGATTTCAGGCTACACTAATCGAAGAAGATGCAAATGAGAAATCCACTCAAGTGTGCAGGATAAGCATCAGAGGAATGACGTGCACTTCTTGCTCAAGTACTGTTGAATCTGCATTGCAGGTTATTCCGGGAGTGCTGAAAGCACGAGTTGCTTTGGCAACAGAAGAGGCTGAAGTCCATTTCgatccaaaaattttgagcTGCAATGACCTTTTGCAAGCCATAGAAGATACTGGGTTTGAAGCCGTCCTTGTTAGTACCGGGGAGGACAGAAACAAAATACAGTTGAAAGTTGATGGTATACGCTCTGAAAATTCGATGAGGATAGTTGTAAATTCTCTTCGAGCTCTACCAGGAGTCGAAGATATAAACATTGAGCCTGAACTGCAGAAATTATCCCTTTCATACAAAGCAGATGTGACAGGACCAAGAAACTTCATGAAAGTGATTGAGTCAACTGGATCAGGACGCTATAAAGCAAAATTATATCCTGAAGGGGGAGGAAGAGATGCACACAAGAAGGAGGAAATTCAACAATATTACAAATCATTCCTCTGGAGCTTGGTTTTTACGATTCCTGTTTTCTTAACCTCCATGGTTTTCATGTATATTCCAGGTCTCAAGCATGTACTAGATACCAAAGTTGTCAACATGCTCACTGTTGGGGAGGTATTGAGGTGGGCATTATCTACACCGGTACAGTTTATCATAGGCCGACGATTCTATACTGGCTCATATAAAGCATTACGCCATGGATCTGCTAATATGGATGTTTTGATTGCTCTAGGAACAAATACAGCATACTTTTATTCAGTCTACTCAGTAGTGAGAGCTGCAAGCTCTCCAAATTTTGAGTCCACTGACTTTTTTGAGACTAGTTCAATGCtcatttctttcattttacTGGGCAAGTATCTTGAGGTTTTGGCAAAGGGGAAGACATCTGATGCCATTGCCAAACTCATGGACTTGGCTCCTGAGACAGCAATCCTTTTAACCCTTGATCATGAAGGAAGTGTgataaatgaagaagaaatagatAGCCGCTTGATCCAAAAGAATGACGTGATTAAAATCATCCCTGGTGCAAAAGTAGCTTGTGATGGATTTGTCATCTGGGGGCAGAGCCATGTAAATGAGAGCATGATTACTGGAGAATCAAGACCAGCAGCTAAAAGAAAGGATGATGTTGTTATTGGAGGAACAGTAAATGAGAATGGGGTGCTACATATTAAGGCAACAAAGGTTGGATCAGAAAGTGCTCTTTCCCAGATTGTTCGACTTGTCGAATCTGCTCAAATGGCTAAAGCTCCTGTGCAAAAATTTGCTGATCGCATATCAAAATTCTTTGTGCCTCTT GTAATTGTTCTATCCTTTTCAACTTGGCTTGCCTGGTATTTAGCTGGAAAGTTCAGTGGCTACCCAAAGTCATGGATCCCATCCGCTATGGACAGCTTTCAGCTTGCCCTCCAATTTGGCATATCTGTCATGGTCATAGCCTGTCCTTGTGCCCTTGGTCTTGCTACTCCAACTGCTGTTATGGTCGGTACTGGAGTTGGTGCTTCTCAGGGTGTCCTGATTAAAGGTGGTCATGCATTAGAAAGTGCACATAAG GTGAACTGCATAGTTTTTGACAAGACAGGGACTCTCACAAAGGGCAAGCCAGTGGTTGTTAGTACAAGGCTTTTGAAAAATATGGTACTGCGAGAATTTTGTGAACTGGTTGCTGCAGCTGAG GTCAATAGTGAGCATCCTTTAGCGAAGGCAATTGTTGAATATGCTAAAAAATTTAGAGGAGAAGAAGAGACAAATATATGGCCTGAAGTGAAGGATTTCGAGTCCATAACCGGCCATGGTGTGAAGGCTGTTGTTAGAAACAGGGAAGTTATTGTGGGAAACAAGAGCTTAATGTTGAATAACAACATTGGTATTTCACTTGATGCTGAAGAAATCCTATCAGAAACTGAAAGCTCAGCTCAAACAGCAATTCTTGTATCAATTGATCACGAACTAGTTGGAGTTCTTGCCATATCTGATCCACTGAAACCTGGGGCTCAAGAAGTCATTTCCATTCTTAATTCCATGAGGATCAAGACTATATTAGTTACGGGAGACAACTGGGGAACAGCTCATGCTGTTGCCAAGGAAGTTGGAATTGATACTGTTATCGCAGAAGCCAAACCCGAGCATAAAGCAGAGAAAGTTAAGGAATTGCAG GCTTCAAATTCTGTTGTGGCAATGGTTGGAGATGGAATCAATGATTCACCAGCGCTTGTAGCAGCCGATGTTGGGATGGCTATTGGTGCAGGAACAGACATAGCCATTGAAGCAGCTGACATTGTTCTCATGAAAAGCAACTTGGAAGATGTCATTACTGCCATAGATCTTTCCAGAAGCACCTTCCGCCGAATCCGTTGGAACTACATCTGGGCTTTGGGCTATAATCTCCTTGGCATCCCAATTGCTGCTGGGGCACTTTTTCCATCAACTGGATTTCGGTTACCACCATGGATTGCTGGAGCAGCAATGGCGGCCTCTTCTGTGAGCGTTGTTTGCTGCTCACTTCTGTTGAAGAATTATCGAAGACCCAAGAAGTTGGATACTTTAGAGATGCGAGGAATAACTGTGGAATGA
- the LOC113779824 gene encoding probable copper-transporting ATPase HMA5 — protein MRVESRIRHQGCSSMPEYPKGVSSDEEKSMQESETKALFSVIGMTCSACAGSVEKAIKRLPGIKEVAVDVLKDRTQVIFCPSSVNEETIRQTIEDIGFKATLIEETANQKCILVCRIRIVGMACTSCSGAVESVLKLVPGVQRARVALATGEAEVKCDPKLLSCKELLQAIDDIGFEAIIVGTGESRNKIQLKVDGLYNENNMQMIVSSLEGQPGIQDIHVEAELHKVSISYLADVTGPRNFIRVIESTGSGHFKATIFPERGGRGTHKQEEIIQYYNSLLWSLVFSIPVFLTSMIFMYIPVLKDGLDMKIVNMLSIGEVLRWALSTPVQFIIGRRFYAGSYKALRNGSPNMDVLVALGTNAAYFYSVYSVLRAASSPNFKSTDFFETSSMLISFILLGKYLEVLAKGKTCQAITKLMDLAPETAILLTLDDEGNVTKEEEIESQLIQKNDVIKIIPGAKVACDGFVIWGESNVNESMITGEPRPVIKRKGDAVIGGTFNENGVLHIMATKVGSESALSQIVRLVESAQMAKAPVQKFADRISKFFVPLVVFLSFSTWLAWFLAGKLNAYPKSLIPSSMDSFQLALQFGISVMVIACPCALGLATPTAVMVGTGVGASQGVLIKGGQALESAHKVECIVFDKTGTLTIGKPMVVETRLLKSMALREFYEMVAAVEVNSEHPLAKAIVEYAKKFREEEESNVWPEVKQFESITGQGVMAVVRNREVIVGNKHLMLKKNVAIPVSAENFLEETEGFAQTGILVSIDHELVGVVAISDPVKPEAQEVISILTSMHIKSILVTGDNWGTAHAVAKEVGIGTVIAEAKPEVKAEKVKDLQALNFVVAMVGDGINDSPALVAADIGMAIGAGTDIAIEAADIVLMKSNLEDVITAIDLSRYTFRRICLNYIWALAYNLIAIPVAAGALFPSTGICLPPWVAGAAMAASSLTVVCCSLLLKNYRRPKKLDALELQGLTVE, from the exons ATGAGGGTAGAGAGTAGGATTCGTCACCAAGGCTGTTCTTCAATGCCCGAGTACCCAAAAGGAGTTTCATCTGATGAAGAGAAGAGCATGCAGGAATCAGAAACCAAGGCTTTGTTCTCAGTTATAGGCATGACTTGCTCTGCATGTGCTGGCTCGGTTGAGAAAGCCATCAAAAGACTTCCAGGGATCAAAGAGGTGGCAGTTGATGTCTTGAAAGATAGAACGCAGGTcattttctgtccaagttctgTCAAT GAGGAAACAATCCGTCAGACCATTGAAGACATAGGATTCAAGGCTACATTAATAGAGGAAACGGCAAACCAGAAATGTATTTTGGTATGCAGGATAAGGATTGTCGGAATGGCTTGCACTTCTTGCTCCGGTGCTGTTGAATCCGTGTTAAAGCTTGTTCCTGGTGTACAGAGAGCGCGAGTTGCTTTAGCAACAGGAGAGGCTGAAGTGAAATGTGATCCCAAGTTGTTAAGCTGCAAAGAACTCTTGCAGGCAATAGATGATATAGGGTTTGAAGCCATTATCGTTGGTACAGGGGAGAGTAGAAATAAAATACAGCTCAAAGTTGATGGACTGTATAATGAAAATAACATGCAAATGATAGTAAGCTCTCTCGAAGGACAGCCAGGAATACAGGATATACACGTCGAGGCTGAGCTTCATAAAGTTTCCATTTCATATCTAGCAGATGTAACAGgaccaagaaatttcattcgAGTTATTGAATCAACTGGATCAGGACATTTCAAGGCAACGATATTTCCTGAGAGGGGAGGAAGAGGAACCCATAAGCAAGAAGAAATCATACAGTATTACAATTCATTGCTGTGGAGCTTGGTGTTTAGCATTCCTGTTTTCTTGACCTCCATGATCTTCATGTACATCCCAGTTCTTAAGGATGGACTAGATATGAAAATTGTTAACATGCTCAGCATTGGAGAAGTTTTGAGGTGGGCGCTGTCTACACCAGTGCAGTTCATAATAGGCCGACGATTTTATGCTGGCTCTTATAAAGCATTACGTAATGGTTCCCCAAACATGGATGTTCTGGTTGCCCTGGGAACAAATGCAGCATACTTCTATTCGGTATACTCAGTATTGAGAGCTGCAAGCTCCCCAAATTTTAAGTCTACTGATTTTTTTGAGACCAGTTCAATgcttatttcattcattttactTGGCAAGTATCTTGAGGTTCTGGCAAAGGGCAAAACATGTCAGGCCATCACCAAGCTCATGGACTTGGCTCCAGAGACAGCAATATTGTTAACCCTTGATGATGAAGGCAATGtgacaaaagaagaagaaatagagAGTCAACTAATACAAAAGAATGATGTGATTAAAATCATTCCTGGTGCAAAAGTGGCTTGTGATGGTTTTGTTATCTGGGGAGAAAGTAATGTAAATGAGAGCATGATAACTGGAGAGCCAAGACCTGTCATAAAAAGGAAGGGCGATGCGGTCATTGGAGGAACTTTCAACGAGAATGGGGTGCTACATATAATGGCAACAAAGGTTGGATCAGAAAGCGCTCTTTCCCAGATAGTTCGACTTGTTGAGTCAGCGCAAATGGCTAAAGCTCCCGTGCAAAAATTTGCTGATCGTATCTCAAAGTTCTTCGTACCTCTT GttgtttttctttcattttcaacTTGGCTTGCCTGGTTTTTAGCTGGAAAACTTAATGCCTACCCAAAATCTTTGATTCCATCCTCTATGGATAGCTTCCAGCTTGCCCTCCAATTTGGCATTTCTGTCATGGTAATAGCCTGCCCATGTGCCCTTGGCCTTGCCACTCCAACGGCTGTTATGGTTGGTACTGGAGTTGGTGCTTCTCAGGGTGTCCTGATTAAAGGTGGTCAGGCATTAGAAAGTGCACATAAG GTAGAGTGTATAGTTTTTGATAAGACTGGGACTCTCACAATTGGCAAGCCAATGGTTGTCGAGACGAGGCTTTTGAAAAGTATGGCACTTCGAGAATTTTATGAAATGGTTGCTGCTGTGGAG GTGAACAGCGAGCACCCTTTAGCCAAGGCAATTGttgaatatgcaaaaaaatttagagaagaagaagaaagcaatGTCTGGCCCGAAGTGAAGCAATTTGAGTCAATAACAGGGCAGGGCGTGATGGCTGTTGTTCGAAATAGGGAAGTAATTGTAGGAAACAAGCACTTAATGTTAAAAAAGAATGTAGCAATTCCAGTTAGTGCTGAAAATTTTCTGGAGGAAACAGAAGGGTTTGCTCAGACTGGAATTCTTGTGTCAATTGATCATGAGCTAGTTGGAGTTGTTGCAATATCTGATCCAGTGAAACCCGAAGCTCAAGAAGTCATTTCCATTCTCACTTCCATGCACATCAAGAGTATATTGGTTACAGGTGACAACTGGGGAACTGCACATGCCGTTGCCAAAGAAGTTGGAATTGGTACCGTCATTGCAGAAGCCAAGCCAGAGGTGAAAGCAGAAAAAGTGAAGGATTTGCAG GCTTTGAACTTTGTTGTGGCAATGGTGGGAGACGGAATTAATGATTCACCAGCACTTGTAGCAGCGGATATTGGAATGGCAATTGGTGCTGGTACAGACATAGCTATTGAAGCAGCTGACATAGTACTCATGAAAAGCAATTTGGAGGATGTTATTACTGCCATAGACCTTTCTCGGTACACTTTTCGTCGAATTTGCCTCAACTATATTTGGGCTTTGGCATATAATCTCATTGCCATTCCGGTTGCTGCTGGGGCACTTTTTCCGTCTACTGGAATTTGCTTACCCCCATGGGTTGCTGGGGCTGCAATGGCAGCTTCTTCTCTGACTGTTGTTTGCTGCTCCCTTTTGTTGAAGAACTATCGGAGACCTAAGAAGTTAGATGCTCTGGAGTTGCAAGGATTAACTGTAGAGTGA
- the LOC113779825 gene encoding glutathione S-transferase T1-like, giving the protein MKLKLYADRMSQPSRAVLIFCRVNGIDFEEVKVDISKRQQLTPEFAEINPMKKVPAIVDGRFKLFESHAILQYLASAFPGVADHWYPADLFKRAKINSVLDWHHSNLRRGAAPLVLNKALAPALGLPLNPKAAAEAEIILSASLAKIESFWLKGNGRFLLGSLQPSIADLSLVCEIMQLEVLDDEVRARILGPHKKVIKWIDDTRNATQPHFDEMHAILFKAKEKLLKMHSDAGSDQTESSRKPALPSKI; this is encoded by the exons atgaagttgaaattgTATGCAGATCGTATGTCTCAACCGTCACGTGCGGTTCTCATCTTCTGCAG GGTAAATGGGATAGACTTTGAGGAAGTTAAAGTTGACATTTCTAAACGCCAGCAATTAACTCCTGAATTTGCAG AAATCAATCCCATGAAGAAAGTACCAGCGATAGTCGACGGAAGATTTAAGCTCTTTGAGAG CCATGCAATTCTTCAATATCTGGCTTCTGCTTTTCCTGGAGTTGCTGATCATTG GTATCCTGCAGACCTCTTCAAAAGAGCAAAAATCAACTCGGTTTTAGATTGGCATCATTCGAATTTACGCCGTGGTGCAG CTCCACTTGTTCTTAACAAAGCACTTGCTCCTGCACTTGGTCTGCCTTTGAATCCAAAAGCAGCAGCTGAAGCTGAAATAATCCTGTCAGCTTCTCTTGCAAAGATAGAATCCTTTTGGCTCAAGGGGAATGGGCGGTTTTTGCTGGGAAGCTTGCAACCTTCCATAGCAGACCTGAGTTTAGTCTGTGAAATTATGCAACTGGAG GTCTTGGATGACGAGGTTCGTGCAAGAATTTTAGGCCCACACAAGAAAGTTATCAAGTGGATTGATGACACAAGAAATGCAACTCAACCTCATTTTGATGAGATGCATGCCATTCTCTTCAAAGCAAAAGAGAAGCTATTGAAGATGCACTCAGATGCAGGCAGTGATCAGACAGAAAGTAGCAGAAAACCAGCTTTGCCTTCAAAGATCTGA
- the LOC113781455 gene encoding glutathione S-transferase T1-like has translation MKLKLFVDRLSQPCRAILIFCKMNKIEFVEVRIELSKGEQLSPEFKEINPMQKVPAMKVDERFRLFESHAILRFLAGAFPGVADHWYPADLFKRAEIDSVLDWHHANLRHGSAGLVFHSKLARLSGRPLDLRAAADCEKVLSASLAKIESVWLKEEGQFLLGNSKPSIADLSLVCETMQLEALDEKDRKRLLDPHEKVRKWMDDTRNAMQPYFGEIHGVLFQLKDKLKEMESDE, from the exons ATGAAGCTCAAATTGTTTGTAGATCGTCTATCTCAGCCATGCCGTGCAATTCTCATCTTCTGCAA GATGAATAAAATAGAGTTTGTGGAAGTTCGAATTGAGCTTTCTAAAGGCGAGCAGTTGTCTCCTGAATTTAAAG AAATCAATCCCATGCAGAAAGTGCCAGCCATGAAAGTGGATGAAAGATTTAGGCTCTTTGAGAG TCATGCAATTCTACGGTTTCTGGCTGGTGCATTTCCTGGAGTTGCAGATCATTG GTACCCAGCAGACCTGTTCAAACGAGCTGAGATCGACTCAGTTTTAGACTGGCATCACGCCAATCTACGACATGGTTCAG CTGGATTAGTCTTCCATAGCAAACTGGCACGTCTTTCTGGTAGGCCTTTGGATTTACGAGCAGCAGCTGATTGTGAAAAAGTGCTCTCAGCTTCTCTTGCAAAGATCGAGTCCGTTTGGCTCAAGGAGGAAGGACAATTTCTGCTGGGAAATTCCAAACCTTCTATTGCAGACCTGAGTTTGGTCTGTGAAACTATGCAACTTGAG GCCTTGGATGAGAAGGATCGTAAACGATTATTAGACCCACATGAGAAAGTTCGGAAGTGGATGGATGATACAAGGAATGCAATGCAACCTTACTTTGGAGAAATTCATGGCGTCCTATTTCAATTGAAAGACAAACTAAAGGAGATGGAGTCTGATGAGTGA